The Tistrella mobilis genome segment GCCGGGTCGCGGCGGCGGCCATGCCGCCGCCGCTCCGGGTTTTCCTCGCCGCCGGGATCTACGAAACCTCGGGCGACGGGGTGACGGCCTCGATCCTCGACACCAACCGCCATCTGCGCGATGTGCTGATGGCGAAGGGCGTCTGGGTGCGCCATCGCGAATACGCCACCGGCCATGACTACGTCGCCTGGCAGGGGGTGCTTTCCGACGGGCTGGTGGCGCTGTTCGGGCGCGACCAGCCCTGACCGGTTCAGCGGCCGACCGGCTCCCAGCCATAGGCCGCACCATCGCTGCCCGGCGTCACCCGGCCGATGCCGGGGAAGGTGATATGGGCGCCGGCCACCAGATAGCCTTTGGCGGCGGCGTCTTCCATCGCCGCCAGGCGGCTCTGGCGGGCGGCGTCCTGGTCGACGTCGAAGTCGATGGTGACCTCGGGCTCGGCGAACTGGACGAATTCGCCATGGGTGATGTCGCCCCAGACCACCAGCTTTTCGCCCCCATCGCTGACCACGATCGAGGAATGGCCCGGGGTATGGCCGGCGCGCAGGATCGACTGCAGCCCCGGCACCGGGTCGGCGCCGTCGGCGAAGGTCGCGAAACGGCCGGTTTCGCGATAGGGGGCCGTCATGGCGATCGCCTCGTCGAAGCCGCGCCGGGCGGCCTCGGGGGCGGCGGCGCGGGCCGCGTCGCTCAGCCAGTAGGCGGCGTCGCGTTCGGCCACATGCAGCCGCGCCTTCGGGAACACGGCCTTGCCGTTGCGGGTCAGCCCGCCCGAATGGTCGGCATGGATATGGGTCAGCACGATGTCGTCGATCTCGTCCGGCGTATGGCCGGCGGCCTTCAGGCTTTCGGCCAGATGGCCGAGCTTCGGCCCCAGCAGATCGCCGGTGCCGGTATCGATCAGCACCAGCCGGCCATCGGGCATGGCGACCAGATAGGTGTTCACCGCCAGCGTCACCGGCGACTGCTTGCCGGCGCGGGCCAGCGCCGCTTCGATCTGGGGCCTGGGCTCGCCGCGCATGATATCGGCCAGCGGCACCGGGATCTGACCGTCGGACAGGGCGGTGACGCTGATCCGGCCGATGTCGATGTGATAGGGGGCGGAAAGCGGGTCATCCGCGGCGGCGGGGCCCGCGAGAACCGAAAGGCCGAGCAGGCTGGCGAAGGCGAGCGAGGCGGCGAGGGGGGTCTTCGACATGGGGAGGGGTCTCCGTGATGATCGGGACGGGCTTGCCCCGGACGCCGCTTCAGGTATCTATGGTCAGGTCAGCAATCAAATCGATGCGGATCATGGAGACTATCGATCATTTCAATCTGCGCGCCTTCGACCTCAACCTTCTGGTCGCCTTCGACGCCCTGATGGAAGAGGGCAGCGTCACCCGGGCGGCCCGGCGGCTGAAGATCGGCCAGCCGGCGATGAGCCATGCGCTGTCGACCCTGCGCATGCTGCTGGATGACGAGCTGTTCGTGCGGGTGGGCCAGGCGATGCAGCCCACCGCACGTGCCGTCGCCGTGGCCGGCCCGGTGCGCACGGCGCTGATGCAGGCCCAGGCGGCGCTGGGGGCGCGGGAAAGCTTCCGCCCCGAAACCGAACGCCGCATCTTCCGCCTGGGCATGTCGAGCGAGCTGGAACTGCTGCTTCTGCCCGCGCTCACCGCGCGTCTGGCGACCGAGGCGCCGGGCATCCGCCTGCATGCGCGCATGGCGCCGTCCACGCAGGTCGAGACGATGATCGACACCGGCGTGATCGATCTTGCGGTCGGCTGCTCGCTGGAACCGGCCAGCCGGCATCGCGGGCTGGATCTCTTCCCGGCCGGCGTGTCGTGCTGCTTCAACCCGCAGCGCCTGGCGCTGGATGTGCCGGTCGGGCTGGACGCCTATCTGGCCGGCCGCCATGCCGTCGTCTCGCAAAGCGAGAGCCTGCATGGCTGCGTGCACGAGGCGCTGGAGCGGATCCGCACCGATCTCGACGTGGTGATGGCGGCGCCGGATTTCCTGACCGTGCTGTCGGCCGCGGTCGAGGCGCCGGTGATCGCCACCATCTCCACCCGCGTCGCCCGGCGCTTCGCCCCGCCGCTGGGCCTGACCGTCTCTCCGGTGCCGCTGGATCTGGTCTTCCCGCCGGTGCGCATGGTCTGGCCGGTGCGGCTGGATCGCGACCCGGCGGCGGCCTGGCTGCGCGACCGGATCATCGAGACGCTGGGCCTCGATGTGGTGCATGATCGGGCGGCATGACGACGACCGTCACCGGGGGGAGACATCATGACATCCTTCGCCGCGATCCTGGACCGGACCGCCCGCCATCATGGCGGGCCCGAGGGGTTGGAGGCCCGCCTTGCCGCCGCGCCCTGGACGGCGCGCACGGCCGAAGAGCTGCGCGCGGTGCTCGACGACCGCTTCCTGGCCGAGGCCACCCGGGTGATCTTCCAGGCCGGTTTCGACTGGGCGGCGATCGATCGCCGCTGGCCGGATTTCGAGGCGGCCTTCGAGGGCTTCGATCCCGCCCGCTGGTCGCTGATGTCGGATGACGATCTGGACCGGCTGATGGCCGCGCCGGGCATCGTGCGCAATGCCGCCAAGCTGCGCGCGGTCGGCGGCAATGCCGCCTTCTTCTCCGACGTCGCCCGCAGCCATGGCTCGGTCGCGGCCTGGATCCTGACCTTCCCGGCCGGGCGCTATATGGAGCTGGTGCGCGAGCTGAAGACGCGCGGCGACCGTCTGGGCGGCAAGACCGGTCAGCTGCTGCTGCGCCGCATGGGCGTGCCCTCGCTCATCTGCTCCGATGACGTGGTCAAGGCACTGATCACGGCGGATGTGGTGTCGAAAGCCCCGTCATCGGCAAAGGATTTCGCCGCGGTCCAGGCCGCCCTGGACCGCTGGCAGGCGGAAACCGGCTTCGATCTCACCCGGATCAGCCGCATTCTGGCGTTGTCGGTGGGCTGATCTCCCGACGCTTCATTTACCGCCGACGATCGCCGGCCGGACCAGCGCCGCCAGCGCCGATCGCATCGCCTGGGGGTCGGTCACCCGGCGGGGGAAGCGGATGCGCAGATCGCTTTGGGGCGAGGTGAGGTCGATGCCCTCGGGGTCGAGACCCGCCGCGCGCCAGCGCCCGGCATCGCCGCCGCCATGCAGCCGGGCCAGGCGCCCGGGCAGGTCCTCGCCCCAGGGGCCGTTCAGCCGCTCGACCTCGTCGGCCTCGGCGGCGAGCAGGGCCTCGGCGCCGGAAAGATCGGTCAGGAAATGCGCGACCTGCGGCTCGCCGGCATTGCGCCGCGGCCCGCCGGCCACGCGCAGATCCGCCATCTCCAGCCGGTAGAGGCCGATATCCGGCAGGGTCATATAGAGCTTCGTCTTCGGATGCCGGGCGAGATAGCGCCGGCGGACGGCCTCCAGCCGGGCCTGGTCGGTCACCTGCACCACCCGTCCGACGATGGTCATCCGCACCCCCGCCAGCACATCGGCAAGCCCCGGCTCGATCAGGGTCAGCGACGCGCGCGGATCGGCCGCCAGATTGCGGGCATGCAGCGCCAGCCCGGCCATGATGAAGACCGGGCTGCCGTCGTGATCGGTCGCCAGATTGGTGGCCGCG includes the following:
- a CDS encoding LysR substrate-binding domain-containing protein, with amino-acid sequence METIDHFNLRAFDLNLLVAFDALMEEGSVTRAARRLKIGQPAMSHALSTLRMLLDDELFVRVGQAMQPTARAVAVAGPVRTALMQAQAALGARESFRPETERRIFRLGMSSELELLLLPALTARLATEAPGIRLHARMAPSTQVETMIDTGVIDLAVGCSLEPASRHRGLDLFPAGVSCCFNPQRLALDVPVGLDAYLAGRHAVVSQSESLHGCVHEALERIRTDLDVVMAAPDFLTVLSAAVEAPVIATISTRVARRFAPPLGLTVSPVPLDLVFPPVRMVWPVRLDRDPAAAWLRDRIIETLGLDVVHDRAA
- a CDS encoding MBL fold metallo-hydrolase, yielding MSKTPLAASLAFASLLGLSVLAGPAAADDPLSAPYHIDIGRISVTALSDGQIPVPLADIMRGEPRPQIEAALARAGKQSPVTLAVNTYLVAMPDGRLVLIDTGTGDLLGPKLGHLAESLKAAGHTPDEIDDIVLTHIHADHSGGLTRNGKAVFPKARLHVAERDAAYWLSDAARAAAPEAARRGFDEAIAMTAPYRETGRFATFADGADPVPGLQSILRAGHTPGHSSIVVSDGGEKLVVWGDITHGEFVQFAEPEVTIDFDVDQDAARQSRLAAMEDAAAKGYLVAGAHITFPGIGRVTPGSDGAAYGWEPVGR
- a CDS encoding DNA-3-methyladenine glycosylase I gives rise to the protein MTSFAAILDRTARHHGGPEGLEARLAAAPWTARTAEELRAVLDDRFLAEATRVIFQAGFDWAAIDRRWPDFEAAFEGFDPARWSLMSDDDLDRLMAAPGIVRNAAKLRAVGGNAAFFSDVARSHGSVAAWILTFPAGRYMELVRELKTRGDRLGGKTGQLLLRRMGVPSLICSDDVVKALITADVVSKAPSSAKDFAAVQAALDRWQAETGFDLTRISRILALSVG
- a CDS encoding HugZ family pyridoxamine 5'-phosphate oxidase, with translation MTTPAPSVDTPTHGAPVITPRGRELRLDAALPFDAEDHGRRLLRTARFGTLSTLDPESGYPYGAATNLATDHDGSPVFIMAGLALHARNLAADPRASLTLIEPGLADVLAGVRMTIVGRVVQVTDQARLEAVRRRYLARHPKTKLYMTLPDIGLYRLEMADLRVAGGPRRNAGEPQVAHFLTDLSGAEALLAAEADEVERLNGPWGEDLPGRLARLHGGGDAGRWRAAGLDPEGIDLTSPQSDLRIRFPRRVTDPQAMRSALAALVRPAIVGGK